One genomic window of Gemmatimonadota bacterium includes the following:
- a CDS encoding lysophospholipid acyltransferase family protein translates to MKIPMPQLLLRCVVEPLVSALAGSWRMRVHGEARVAALQASNTPVVFLLWHETLLPLLWWQRRRGIGIVVSQGRDGQVLADYATRLGYRCIPGSSSRGAVRAFLKAVRLLDESVSVAFATDGPRGPRRVVKPGVVRAAQRAGAPIVPLHAVVRSGWHSHSWDRTVVPKPFTRVDVGYGEPFTIAAGEEGLGAGVAHAAAALEALEREMVA, encoded by the coding sequence ATGAAGATCCCGATGCCGCAGCTCCTGCTGCGCTGCGTGGTCGAGCCGCTGGTGTCGGCGCTCGCCGGCTCCTGGCGCATGCGGGTCCATGGCGAGGCGCGCGTGGCGGCCCTCCAGGCGAGCAACACGCCGGTCGTCTTCCTGTTGTGGCACGAGACGTTGCTGCCGCTGCTCTGGTGGCAGCGCCGCCGTGGCATCGGCATCGTGGTCAGCCAGGGGCGCGACGGCCAGGTGCTCGCCGACTACGCGACGCGCCTCGGCTATCGGTGCATTCCCGGCTCCTCCTCGCGCGGGGCGGTGCGTGCCTTCCTCAAGGCGGTGCGACTCCTCGACGAGTCGGTCTCCGTCGCATTCGCCACCGACGGCCCTCGGGGACCGCGGCGCGTCGTGAAGCCCGGCGTGGTGCGCGCAGCACAGCGCGCCGGGGCGCCGATCGTCCCGCTCCACGCCGTGGTCCGCTCGGGGTGGCATTCGCACTCCTGGGACCGGACGGTCGTCCCGAAGCCGTTCACCCGCGTCGATGTCGGCTACGGCGAACCGTTCACGATCGCGGCGGGCGAGGAAGGACTCGGGGCAGGCGTGGCGCACGCCGCCGCCGCGCTCGAAGCGCTGGAACGCGAGATGGTGGCGTGA
- the lpxA gene encoding acyl-ACP--UDP-N-acetylglucosamine O-acyltransferase: MTQRIHVSAIIDPAATIGDNVEIGPFAIIGPNVTVGDGCRLGARVTLERNVLLGEGIQIGTGAVLGSPPQDLKYRDEETWVEVGDGTIIREYSTINRGTAASGKTTVGSRCFIMTYVHIAHDCHIGDGVAIANGSQLAGHVTIQDRAALSGLVAVHQFTTIGAHCFIGGATRVSQDIPPYVKAVGNPVELYGLNSIGLQRSGFPPETIAALKRAYRLFFNSDFNLGQALDRARTELPAIPEVERFVEFVSSSQRGVPA, translated from the coding sequence GTGACCCAACGCATTCACGTGTCGGCAATCATCGACCCGGCCGCGACGATCGGGGACAACGTCGAGATCGGGCCGTTCGCGATCATCGGACCCAACGTCACCGTGGGCGACGGCTGTCGCCTCGGCGCGCGGGTCACGCTGGAGCGCAACGTCCTGCTCGGCGAAGGGATCCAGATCGGCACGGGCGCCGTGCTCGGCAGCCCGCCGCAGGACCTCAAGTACCGCGACGAGGAAACCTGGGTCGAGGTCGGCGACGGGACGATCATCCGTGAGTACTCCACGATCAATCGCGGCACCGCCGCGTCCGGCAAGACGACTGTGGGTTCTCGCTGCTTCATCATGACCTACGTCCATATCGCCCACGATTGCCACATCGGCGATGGCGTCGCGATCGCCAACGGCTCCCAGTTGGCCGGCCACGTGACGATTCAGGATCGTGCGGCGCTGTCCGGGCTGGTGGCGGTGCACCAGTTCACCACCATCGGGGCGCACTGCTTCATCGGTGGGGCCACGCGCGTCAGCCAGGATATTCCACCCTACGTGAAGGCGGTGGGCAACCCGGTGGAACTCTACGGCCTGAACTCGATCGGGTTGCAGCGCTCCGGATTTCCGCCCGAGACGATCGCGGCGCTCAAGCGCGCGTACCGGCTCTTCTTCAACTCCGACTTCAATCTTGGCCAGGCGCTTGATCGCGCCCGCACGGAGCTGCCTGCGATTCCGGAAGTCGAGCGCTTTGTCGAGTTCGTCTCCTCCTCGCAACGCGGCGTCCCGGCGTGA
- the rlmH gene encoding 23S rRNA (pseudouridine(1915)-N(3))-methyltransferase RlmH — MKWTLVAVGKLRPALREVCDDYLRRLGRHLPVEEREVREAGRAGSPTRQRDEEGKRLLEALPASTDVVLLDVGGSEWSSEALATQLEGWRLAARDRAFVIGGAEGVSEAVRARAATRWSLGPLTLPHELARVVVAEQLYRAGTILRGEPYHRGERDT, encoded by the coding sequence ATGAAGTGGACCCTCGTCGCGGTGGGGAAGCTGCGACCCGCCCTGCGTGAGGTCTGCGACGACTACCTCCGGCGCCTCGGCCGGCACCTGCCGGTCGAGGAGCGCGAGGTGCGCGAAGCGGGTCGGGCAGGATCGCCGACCCGTCAGCGTGATGAGGAAGGGAAGCGCCTGCTCGAGGCGCTGCCCGCATCGACCGACGTCGTGCTCCTCGATGTCGGTGGCAGCGAGTGGTCCAGCGAAGCGCTGGCCACCCAACTCGAGGGTTGGCGTCTCGCCGCCCGCGATCGCGCCTTCGTGATCGGGGGCGCCGAAGGGGTCTCCGAGGCCGTCCGCGCCCGTGCCGCCACGCGATGGAGCCTGGGCCCGTTGACCCTGCCGCACGAACTCGCCCGCGTCGTCGTGGCGGAGCAGCTCTACCGCGCGGGGACGATCCTCCGTGGCGAGCCCTACCACCGCGGTGAGCGCGACACGTGA
- a CDS encoding Glu/Leu/Phe/Val dehydrogenase yields MASPKSRKSNEIISPDKDRRFTSEENPFEAMMSRFDDAARRLKLEPGLYKVLRAPEKQLIVSIPVMRDNGEIEVFTGLRVLHNTSRGPAKGGIRFDMNVSVDEVKALAAWMTWKCAVVNLPFGGAKGGVICDPTSMSAGELERLTRRYTSAIIDLLGPDSDVPAPDVNTNERVMAWIMDTYSMHKRHTVTAVVTGKPVAMGGSLGRREATGRGCLVVTRRALQRKKMKVAGATVVVQGFGNVGSIAAQLMQEEGMKVVAVSDKTGGVYNPKGLDVHDCLKWVKEHKFLEGYPKGKPVTNEEILELPCDVLVPAALENVITSKNAGAIKAKIICEGANGPTTAKADAILDAKGIYVIPDILANAGGVTVSYFEWVQDRGGYFWDEATVNERLEKIMVNAFDEVAAMAAEHDVSMRIGAYMLSIDRVASMHRMRGLYA; encoded by the coding sequence ATGGCTAGCCCGAAGTCGCGCAAGTCAAACGAAATCATCTCGCCGGACAAGGATCGTCGCTTCACCTCGGAGGAGAATCCGTTCGAGGCGATGATGAGCCGGTTCGACGACGCCGCTCGTCGCCTCAAGCTGGAGCCGGGGCTCTACAAGGTGCTCCGCGCCCCCGAGAAGCAGCTGATCGTGTCGATTCCGGTAATGCGCGACAACGGCGAGATCGAGGTCTTCACCGGTCTGCGCGTGCTGCACAACACCTCGCGCGGGCCGGCGAAGGGCGGCATTCGCTTCGACATGAACGTCTCGGTCGACGAGGTGAAGGCGCTCGCGGCCTGGATGACCTGGAAGTGTGCCGTCGTGAACCTCCCCTTCGGTGGCGCCAAGGGCGGGGTGATCTGTGACCCGACCTCGATGTCCGCCGGCGAACTCGAACGCCTCACCCGCCGCTACACCTCCGCCATCATCGACCTGCTCGGCCCCGACTCCGACGTCCCGGCGCCGGACGTGAACACGAACGAGCGCGTCATGGCGTGGATCATGGACACGTACTCCATGCACAAGCGCCACACGGTGACCGCCGTGGTGACCGGCAAGCCGGTCGCGATGGGCGGCTCGCTCGGTCGCCGCGAGGCGACGGGCCGCGGCTGCCTGGTGGTGACGCGCCGCGCCTTGCAGCGCAAGAAGATGAAGGTCGCCGGTGCGACCGTGGTGGTGCAGGGCTTCGGCAACGTCGGCTCGATCGCCGCGCAGCTGATGCAGGAAGAGGGGATGAAGGTGGTGGCCGTCTCCGACAAGACCGGTGGCGTCTACAACCCGAAGGGCCTCGACGTGCACGACTGCCTCAAGTGGGTCAAGGAGCACAAGTTCCTCGAGGGATATCCCAAGGGGAAGCCGGTGACGAACGAGGAGATCCTCGAGCTGCCGTGTGACGTCCTCGTCCCGGCCGCGCTCGAGAACGTGATCACCAGCAAGAACGCCGGCGCCATCAAGGCGAAGATCATCTGCGAAGGCGCCAACGGTCCGACCACCGCGAAGGCCGACGCCATCCTCGATGCCAAGGGGATCTACGTCATTCCCGACATCCTTGCCAACGCGGGCGGCGTGACGGTGTCGTACTTCGAGTGGGTGCAGGATCGCGGCGGCTACTTCTGGGATGAAGCCACCGTCAACGAGCGCCTCGAGAAGATCATGGTCAATGCCTTCGACGAGGTCGCAGCGATGGCGGCCGAGCACGACGTGTCGATGCGGATCGGCGCCTACATGTTGTCGATCGACCGGGTCGCCTCGATGCACCGCATGCGCGGGCTCTATGCCTGA
- a CDS encoding GIY-YIG nuclease family protein, protein MISEALARKLDTLADGPGVYLWRDAEGEVLYVGKAKKLRTRVRSYFATDFPDSPKHRLLQRRIADVETIVVVNEAQSLLLENNLIKEYQPRFNVRMKDDKSYPSIAVTLGEPFPRVLATRRRDIPKAKYYGPYTDVGDMRRTLGLVRRMFTVRSCSDNIPVDRRERPCLDYHIGRCKAPCVGWQGETSYRAMITEVTDFLDGRTVDLKARIRVMMHEASERGGLRASQGSSRHAQMVGAGRDAGDRGCRWHRGRGRHRLRARWGRCRRRTPPHPGWSRDRPRASLPGECRRGARWRGTRSAPGAVVRPIGREGTPAAAAVSAG, encoded by the coding sequence ATGATCTCCGAGGCCCTCGCACGGAAGCTGGACACGCTCGCAGACGGCCCTGGCGTCTACCTCTGGCGCGACGCCGAGGGGGAGGTGCTCTATGTCGGCAAGGCCAAGAAGCTGCGGACGCGGGTGCGTTCCTACTTCGCCACCGACTTCCCCGACTCGCCGAAGCATCGCCTCCTCCAGCGCCGCATCGCCGATGTCGAGACGATCGTCGTCGTCAACGAGGCGCAGTCGTTGCTGCTCGAGAACAACCTGATCAAGGAATACCAGCCGCGCTTCAACGTGCGGATGAAGGACGACAAGAGCTATCCGTCGATCGCCGTCACGCTCGGCGAACCATTCCCGCGGGTCCTCGCCACGCGTCGCCGGGACATTCCCAAGGCGAAGTACTATGGCCCCTACACCGACGTCGGCGACATGCGCCGCACGCTGGGGCTGGTGCGCCGGATGTTCACGGTCCGCTCGTGTAGCGACAACATTCCCGTCGATCGCCGCGAACGGCCCTGCCTCGACTATCACATCGGACGCTGCAAGGCGCCTTGCGTCGGCTGGCAGGGTGAGACGTCGTATCGCGCGATGATCACCGAGGTCACCGACTTCCTCGATGGCCGCACCGTCGACTTGAAGGCGCGCATCCGGGTCATGATGCACGAGGCCAGTGAACGCGGAGGACTTCGAGCGAGCCAAGGATCTTCGCGACACGCTCAAATGGTTGGAGCAGGTCGAGACGCCGGCGACCGTGGATGTCGTTGGCACCGGGGACGCGGACGTCATCGGCTACGCGCGCGATGGGGACGATGCCGTCGGCGCACTCCTCCGCATCCGGGATGGTCGCGTGATCGGCCGCGAGCATCGCTTCCTGGAGAATGTCGACGAGGTGCCCGATGGCGAGGCACTCGAAGCGCTCCTGGTGCAGTGGTACGTCCCATTGGCCGGGAAGGCACGCCGGCTGCTGCTGCCGTTTCTGCCGGCTGA
- a CDS encoding tetraacyldisaccharide 4'-kinase yields MATRKRDGHRLVRWLWTARSLGASSARAALVPASGLWHAGMAVRELCYARGWLARHALPLPSVAIGNLSVGGSGKTPLAGWVASHYVSRGLRPGILLRGVGGDEALVHREAVPEAIVVANPDRVAGAAMALAAGAEVLVLDDAFQRLDVLRDLNLCLVSAETSRAVPWRLPAGPWREGFGALARADGLIITRKRADAGTAQQLAAQLAPRVNGPVAIVRLDLAMLEGLTSGQQQPIGVLDGRRVVAASAIADPEAFVTQLKRTGAQVQVATWKDHHQFRDEDVAWLAHAARRADHVVITAKDAVKLRDRWPASVPEPLVARLAVTFEAGEDALRSALDRVVGHDA; encoded by the coding sequence ATGGCGACGCGCAAGCGCGACGGCCACCGACTGGTGCGCTGGCTGTGGACGGCGCGCTCCCTCGGGGCGAGCAGTGCGCGCGCCGCACTCGTTCCGGCCAGCGGACTCTGGCATGCCGGGATGGCCGTGCGCGAGCTGTGCTACGCCCGGGGCTGGCTGGCCCGGCACGCCCTCCCGTTGCCGAGTGTGGCGATCGGGAATCTCTCGGTGGGTGGCTCGGGGAAGACGCCGCTGGCGGGATGGGTCGCCTCTCACTATGTCTCTAGGGGTTTGCGGCCCGGGATCCTGCTGCGCGGAGTGGGTGGCGACGAGGCCCTGGTGCATCGCGAGGCGGTTCCCGAGGCGATCGTGGTGGCCAACCCCGATCGAGTGGCCGGCGCCGCGATGGCGTTGGCCGCCGGGGCCGAGGTGCTGGTGCTGGATGACGCCTTTCAGCGCCTCGACGTCTTGCGGGACCTCAACCTGTGCCTGGTGAGTGCCGAGACGAGCCGCGCGGTGCCGTGGCGACTGCCGGCTGGTCCGTGGCGCGAGGGGTTCGGGGCCCTGGCCCGCGCCGACGGGTTGATCATCACCCGGAAGCGGGCCGATGCGGGCACCGCCCAGCAACTGGCGGCGCAGCTCGCCCCGCGCGTCAACGGGCCGGTCGCCATCGTCCGCCTCGACCTGGCGATGCTTGAGGGGCTGACGAGTGGACAGCAGCAGCCGATTGGCGTACTCGACGGGCGGCGCGTGGTGGCCGCCAGTGCGATCGCCGATCCGGAGGCCTTCGTGACGCAGCTGAAGCGCACGGGGGCGCAGGTGCAGGTGGCAACCTGGAAGGATCATCATCAGTTCCGCGACGAGGACGTCGCCTGGCTCGCCCATGCGGCGCGCCGTGCCGACCACGTCGTGATCACGGCGAAGGATGCCGTCAAGTTGCGCGACCGCTGGCCCGCCTCCGTCCCCGAGCCGCTGGTTGCCCGGCTCGCGGTGACCTTCGAGGCAGGAGAGGACGCACTGCGGTCCGCGCTCGACCGAGTGGTCGGGCACGACGCCTGA
- the murJ gene encoding murein biosynthesis integral membrane protein MurJ, whose product MTLRNRGSVLVGAGILLSRIAGLVRQRVLAYYLGLGDAADVFAAAFRVPNLLQNLFGEGALSASFIPSYSRLLGEGREEEARRLAGAVLSILSLVVAIIVTGGVLAAPTIANLLAPEWTGEKRLLMEQLIRILFPGAGLLVFSAWCLGVLNSHRRFLLSYAAPVVWNLAIIAAVLLAGSAGGMGRVVVWAAWGSVAGSLLQVAVQWPMVREVGGAIWYRSWVSVPDVGIVVATFLPALLSRGALQFVAFVDLYLAQFLGTSAVAVLAAAQVLYTLPVSLFGMSISAAELPEMSRERGDADAIAGSLRVRLDAATQRLAFYIAPSAVAFLFLGGVLAGAIYQSGKFTAADSQYVWVVLAGSATGLLASTLARLYASAFYSLRDTRTPLRAALIRVALATVLGAVAALLVPGWLGIDPKWGAVGLTATAGFSGHIEFLILRRGLCRRIGRFSLPQTELAKLWGAALLAGLVATGGRLLLGALAPLPMAAVVVPLFCATYLAATHTMDIPEAAVLTSRLVRRVRR is encoded by the coding sequence GTGACGCTGCGGAACCGCGGCTCGGTCCTGGTCGGTGCGGGGATCCTCCTCTCGCGGATCGCCGGCCTGGTTCGTCAGCGAGTGCTGGCGTACTACCTCGGTCTCGGCGACGCGGCCGACGTCTTCGCCGCCGCCTTCCGCGTCCCGAACCTGCTCCAGAATCTCTTTGGCGAAGGGGCGCTTTCTGCCTCCTTCATCCCGAGCTACTCGCGCCTGCTGGGCGAGGGCCGCGAGGAAGAGGCGCGTCGACTTGCAGGTGCGGTGCTCAGCATCCTCTCCCTTGTGGTGGCGATCATCGTGACGGGCGGAGTCTTGGCCGCGCCCACCATCGCCAATCTGCTGGCCCCGGAGTGGACCGGCGAGAAGCGCCTCCTCATGGAGCAGTTGATCCGGATTCTCTTTCCGGGTGCTGGCCTCCTGGTGTTTTCTGCCTGGTGCCTCGGGGTACTGAATTCGCACCGCCGGTTTCTGCTCTCGTATGCCGCGCCGGTCGTCTGGAACCTCGCGATCATTGCCGCGGTGTTGTTGGCAGGCAGCGCCGGGGGGATGGGGCGGGTCGTCGTCTGGGCGGCCTGGGGCTCCGTGGCGGGTTCGCTCCTGCAGGTTGCCGTCCAGTGGCCGATGGTGCGGGAGGTTGGCGGCGCAATCTGGTATCGCAGCTGGGTCAGCGTCCCCGACGTCGGGATCGTGGTGGCGACGTTCCTGCCGGCGCTCCTCTCGCGGGGAGCCCTGCAGTTCGTGGCCTTCGTGGACCTCTACCTCGCGCAGTTCCTTGGAACCAGTGCCGTGGCCGTGCTCGCGGCGGCGCAGGTGCTCTATACGCTCCCGGTATCGCTCTTCGGCATGTCGATTTCGGCGGCTGAGCTGCCGGAGATGTCACGAGAGCGTGGCGACGCCGATGCGATCGCCGGATCACTGCGGGTGCGCCTCGACGCGGCGACCCAGCGCCTCGCCTTCTACATCGCGCCGTCGGCCGTCGCCTTCCTCTTTCTGGGGGGCGTCCTCGCCGGCGCGATCTACCAGAGTGGCAAGTTCACCGCGGCGGACTCGCAATACGTCTGGGTCGTCCTGGCCGGCTCGGCGACGGGGTTGCTCGCCTCGACACTGGCGCGACTGTATGCCTCCGCCTTCTACTCGCTCCGCGACACCCGGACGCCGCTCCGTGCAGCGCTCATTCGCGTCGCCCTCGCGACCGTGCTCGGCGCGGTGGCGGCCTTGCTCGTGCCGGGATGGCTTGGCATAGACCCGAAGTGGGGCGCCGTCGGGTTGACTGCCACGGCCGGATTCTCGGGACACATCGAGTTCCTCATACTTCGGCGCGGGCTCTGCCGCCGGATCGGTCGCTTTTCGCTGCCGCAGACCGAGTTGGCCAAGCTCTGGGGAGCCGCCTTGCTCGCCGGGCTCGTGGCCACGGGCGGACGGCTGCTGCTGGGCGCCCTCGCGCCGTTGCCCATGGCCGCCGTCGTGGTGCCGCTCTTCTGTGCGACCTATCTGGCCGCGACGCACACCATGGACATCCCCGAAGCGGCGGTCCTGACCTCGCGCCTGGTGCGTCGCGTCCGCCGATGA
- a CDS encoding Gfo/Idh/MocA family oxidoreductase, with protein MSSRIPVGVVGVGALGRHHARHYAKMHGAELVGVYDADPARAALVAAEVGCRAFPVLAELLSEVRAVSVAVPTSYHHQVGLECLGRGVAVLMEKPIAVTLEEADALLSEATRQGVVLAVGHVERFNRAVRAAQTVLERPIFIEGIRLAPFQPRGTDVAVVLDLMIHDLDLANHLVGGAPTQDVRANGVSILSPHLDMVNARVEFLGGVVASMTASRVARDRVRRLRVFQPSGYISIDLAEGSGTFMRLRDGWRPGMGSSIEEIVETIPLTAPEADALGLELAAFVAAVRGERAAIVTGVEGRAALALALEVTAAVQRSPQPALGR; from the coding sequence GTGAGCTCGCGGATCCCGGTCGGCGTGGTTGGCGTCGGCGCACTCGGTCGGCACCACGCCCGCCACTACGCCAAGATGCACGGCGCGGAATTGGTCGGAGTGTACGATGCCGACCCGGCACGTGCCGCCCTCGTCGCGGCGGAAGTCGGCTGCCGCGCCTTTCCGGTGCTGGCCGAGTTGCTCTCCGAGGTGCGTGCCGTTTCCGTCGCGGTCCCGACGTCTTACCACCATCAGGTCGGACTCGAATGCCTCGGGCGTGGCGTGGCCGTGCTCATGGAGAAGCCGATCGCCGTCACGCTCGAGGAGGCCGACGCGCTGCTGAGCGAAGCGACCCGCCAGGGCGTCGTGCTGGCGGTGGGGCATGTGGAGCGGTTCAATCGTGCGGTCCGCGCGGCCCAGACGGTCCTCGAGCGCCCGATCTTCATCGAGGGCATTCGGCTGGCACCGTTCCAGCCGCGCGGGACGGATGTCGCCGTGGTGCTCGACCTGATGATCCATGACCTGGACCTCGCGAACCACCTCGTCGGCGGTGCGCCAACGCAGGATGTCCGAGCCAACGGCGTCTCGATCCTCTCCCCGCACCTCGACATGGTGAACGCGCGCGTGGAGTTCCTCGGCGGCGTCGTCGCGTCCATGACCGCATCGCGCGTGGCCCGTGATCGGGTGCGTCGGCTGCGCGTCTTCCAGCCCTCGGGCTACATCTCGATCGATCTGGCCGAGGGCAGCGGCACCTTCATGCGACTCCGCGACGGGTGGCGTCCCGGGATGGGCAGCAGCATCGAGGAGATCGTCGAGACCATTCCGCTGACGGCACCAGAGGCGGATGCACTCGGCCTTGAGCTCGCGGCGTTCGTCGCCGCCGTGCGCGGCGAGCGTGCCGCCATCGTGACGGGCGTGGAAGGGCGGGCTGCCCTCGCGCTCGCGCTGGAGGTGACGGCGGCCGTCCAGCGCTCCCCCCAGCCTGCGCTGGGGCGATGA
- the bshC gene encoding bacillithiol biosynthesis cysteine-adding enzyme BshC — MTDDLRLLGGAPAPIPALVPTTVSWDPALDAAIVSCAERDALLARLHSPGAMVVTTGQQPGLFTGPIYTVHKALAAAALARRLEAQWRRPVVALFWLAGDDHDHREASSAAWLDAHGRLDRWSLPERAADAVQHPMSREPLPDNITEGLDRLARTLPPGPDTDATMAWLERHYVAGATIHAAYAGALAQLLGPYGVACLDATHPAVKAAQRPVLAQALREATALDAVLAALPDAGTGIRAGEGATLVFLETVAGRERLLVDGDGFQARRSGDRFSASDLESLLATAPERFSANVLLRPVVERRILPTVAYVAGPGEFRYLTRQAAALYAPFATTPQTPVPRWGGTLVEPWVQRLLERLGVSAEAVLADDGTLARSILRRDLSAAVIDQLEALRQSIATTERVLGAEGHLLDPVLDRAVAGRGRKLTAVAEDLERLFERHLRKRDDIAHAQLRRVLDALRPGGTPQERHLTAATFLARYGRSWLDRIVAATDAWAAEWSA, encoded by the coding sequence GTGACCGACGACTTGCGACTGCTCGGCGGCGCACCCGCCCCGATTCCGGCCCTCGTCCCCACGACGGTCTCCTGGGACCCGGCGCTGGATGCGGCTATCGTATCGTGCGCGGAGCGCGATGCGCTGCTGGCGCGCCTGCATTCCCCTGGCGCCATGGTCGTGACCACCGGGCAGCAGCCCGGCCTCTTCACCGGGCCGATCTACACGGTCCACAAGGCGCTGGCGGCCGCGGCCTTGGCGCGTCGACTGGAGGCGCAGTGGCGCCGCCCGGTGGTGGCGCTCTTCTGGCTCGCCGGCGACGATCACGATCATCGCGAGGCCAGCAGTGCGGCGTGGCTCGATGCCCACGGACGACTCGACCGCTGGAGTCTCCCCGAGCGGGCGGCCGATGCGGTGCAGCATCCGATGTCGCGGGAGCCGCTCCCCGACAACATCACCGAAGGACTCGACCGACTCGCACGGACGTTGCCGCCGGGGCCCGACACAGACGCCACCATGGCATGGCTCGAGCGGCATTACGTCGCCGGGGCGACGATCCACGCCGCGTATGCCGGTGCACTGGCGCAGTTGCTGGGACCGTATGGAGTCGCCTGCCTCGATGCCACGCATCCGGCCGTCAAGGCCGCGCAGCGACCCGTGCTCGCCCAGGCCCTCCGCGAGGCTACTGCGCTCGACGCGGTCCTCGCGGCGCTCCCCGATGCCGGGACCGGCATCCGTGCCGGTGAGGGCGCCACCCTGGTCTTCCTCGAGACGGTCGCGGGACGCGAGCGTCTTCTGGTGGACGGTGACGGCTTCCAGGCCAGGCGAAGCGGTGATCGCTTCTCGGCCTCGGATCTCGAGTCGCTGCTGGCCACAGCACCCGAACGCTTCTCCGCGAACGTGCTGCTGCGTCCCGTGGTGGAGCGGCGCATCCTGCCGACGGTCGCCTACGTGGCCGGACCTGGTGAGTTCCGCTATCTCACGCGCCAAGCCGCTGCACTTTACGCCCCATTCGCCACCACGCCGCAGACGCCGGTGCCGCGCTGGGGCGGGACGCTGGTCGAGCCGTGGGTGCAGCGCCTGCTGGAACGACTCGGCGTCTCGGCGGAGGCGGTGCTCGCCGATGACGGCACGCTGGCACGATCGATTCTCCGGCGCGACCTCTCTGCGGCCGTGATCGATCAACTCGAGGCGCTGCGCCAGTCGATCGCAACGACGGAGCGTGTGCTCGGCGCCGAGGGCCACCTCCTCGATCCGGTGCTTGATCGCGCCGTTGCCGGTCGAGGGCGCAAGCTCACGGCCGTCGCCGAGGATCTCGAACGACTCTTCGAACGGCACCTCCGGAAGCGCGATGACATCGCGCACGCGCAGTTGCGGCGGGTGCTCGACGCATTGCGGCCTGGCGGCACCCCGCAGGAACGGCACCTGACCGCGGCGACGTTCCTGGCCCGCTACGGTCGGAGTTGGCTGGACCGGATCGTTGCCGCCACGGATGCGTGGGCCGCGGAGTGGTCGGCATGA
- the lpxB gene encoding lipid-A-disaccharide synthase: MTPRILITAGEPSGDLHAARIVAALRARMPEAVIEAVGGPLMEKAGAVLRRSIDGLAAMGLVEILDKLPAHIRLLRMLTADFRAGRYDLLITVDYPGFHLRLAESAKRHGVPVLWYIAPQLWAWRPQRAARLARAVDRLAVILPFEEAFFDAAGVEATYVGHPLADREAPLTRAVARQQLGLPEGARTLALFPGSRAGEISRLWPAYREAARQLLASGACQEVLVAATEWGSYPGAEGMRLVRDDSSRILAAADAVLAKSGTTTLEAAMADVPMVVAYRVHPVTYRLAQRMITVKWVSLVNLIADREVVPELLQGDATPARLVAAIAPLLDPTSAACRAQRAGLAEVRARVGGPGANARVAELAAGLLAA; encoded by the coding sequence ATGACCCCCCGGATCCTCATCACCGCCGGAGAGCCCTCCGGCGACTTGCACGCCGCCCGGATTGTCGCGGCACTGCGCGCTCGAATGCCCGAAGCGGTCATCGAGGCGGTCGGGGGTCCGCTGATGGAGAAGGCCGGCGCGGTCTTGCGACGATCGATCGATGGACTGGCCGCCATGGGACTGGTCGAGATCCTCGACAAGCTGCCGGCGCACATTCGCCTCCTCCGCATGCTCACGGCCGATTTTCGCGCCGGTCGGTACGATCTCCTCATCACCGTCGATTACCCGGGGTTCCATCTCCGCCTGGCCGAGTCGGCCAAGCGCCACGGCGTGCCGGTGCTCTGGTACATCGCGCCGCAGCTCTGGGCCTGGCGACCACAGCGTGCCGCGCGTCTGGCGCGTGCCGTGGATCGACTCGCGGTGATCCTGCCGTTCGAGGAGGCCTTCTTTGATGCCGCGGGCGTCGAGGCGACCTACGTCGGGCATCCGCTGGCCGATCGCGAGGCGCCGTTGACGCGCGCCGTGGCACGTCAGCAGCTCGGGTTGCCCGAAGGTGCCCGCACGCTGGCCCTCTTTCCGGGATCGCGTGCGGGCGAGATCAGCCGTCTCTGGCCGGCGTATCGCGAGGCGGCGCGACAGCTCCTCGCGAGCGGCGCCTGCCAGGAAGTGCTGGTGGCCGCCACCGAATGGGGCAGCTATCCCGGGGCCGAGGGGATGCGCCTGGTGCGCGACGACTCCTCGCGCATCCTTGCGGCGGCCGACGCCGTGCTCGCCAAGTCGGGCACCACGACACTCGAAGCGGCGATGGCCGACGTCCCGATGGTGGTCGCCTATCGGGTGCATCCGGTGACCTATCGGCTGGCGCAACGAATGATCACCGTCAAATGGGTCTCGCTGGTCAATCTGATTGCCGATCGTGAGGTCGTGCCGGAGTTGTTGCAGGGCGACGCCACGCCGGCGCGGCTGGTGGCGGCGATCGCCCCGCTGCTCGATCCCACGAGCGCGGCCTGCCGGGCCCAGCGCGCCGGGCTGGCCGAGGTGCGCGCGCGAGTCGGTGGCCCGGGTGCCAACGCTCGGGTGGCCGAGCTCGCCGCCGGATTGCTCGCCGCATGA